The following are encoded in a window of Periplaneta americana isolate PAMFEO1 chromosome 13, P.americana_PAMFEO1_priV1, whole genome shotgun sequence genomic DNA:
- the LOC138712608 gene encoding alpha-amylase-like: MLWLSLTGLLVCVVFTHAQKDPNVWDDRSAIVHLFEWKFSDIADECERFLAPSGYAGVQVSPVHENLVITSPDRPWWERYQLVAYKIFSRSGDENAFRDMVRRCNNVGVRIYVDIVLNHMTGNAVDAHGQAGDTADPANLQYPAVPYGPGDFHPQCTIDNYNDASNVRNCELVGLHDLDQSSDYVRGKMIDYLNNLVDSGIAGFRVDAAKHMWPADLEYIYGQVNDLNTDHGFASGTRPFFYQEVIDLGGEAIKGTEYTGFGRVTEFKYGAELGNAFRGNNPIKYLVNFGPGWGFLPDGDAFVFVDNHDNQRGHGAGGDSILTYKTPKLYKMAVAFMLAYPYGYPRVMSSFAFDNSDQGPPQDGNGNIVSPSIDSDGTCGNGWVCEHRWRQIFNMVGFRNVVAGTGLNDWWDDGNQQIAFCRGGKGFIAFNDEFNTDLKQTLQTCLPAGTYCDIISGSKSNGSCTGKSVTVGSDGTGYIEILTSEDDGVLAIHDDSKL, from the exons ATGCTTTGGTTGTCGTTGACAGGATTGCTGGTGTGTGTTGTGTTTACCCACGCCCAGAAGGACCCCAATGTGTGGGATGACAGAAGCGCCATCGTGCATTTGTTCGAGTGGAAGTTCTCAGATATTGCTGATGAGTGTGAACGCTTCCTGGCCCCCAGTGGTTATGCAGGAGTTCAG gTGTCTCCTGTTCACGAAAATCTGGTAATAACGTCGCCAGACCGTCCATGGTGGGAGAGATACCAACTGGTCGCTTACAAAATTTTCAGCAGATCCGGTGATGAGAATGCATTCAGAGATATGGTGCGCCGGTGCAACAACGTAGGGGTCAG GATCTACGTCGATATAGTTCTCAATCACATGACCGGAAACGCTGTCGATGCTCACGGCCAAGCAGGAGACACAGCGGATCCGGCTAACCTGCAGTACCCCGCTGTTCCTTACGGACCAGGGGACTTCCACCCGCAGTGCACCATTGACAACTACAACGATGCGAGCAAC GTTCGAAATTGCGAGTTGGTTGGTCTGCACGATCTAGACCAGAGCTCCGATTATGTGAGAGGAAAAATGATTGATTACCTGAACAACCTCGTCGACTCTGGCATTGCAGGATTCAG GGTTGACGCAGCTAAGCACATGTGGCCAGCAGACTTGGAATATATCTACGGCCAAGTCAACGATCTGAACACCGACCACGGATTTGCTTCAGGAACCAGACCGTTCTTCTACCAGGAAGTCATTGATCTAG GTGGTGAAGCCATCAAGGGAACCGAATACACTGGATTTGGTCGTGTGACAGAGTTCAAGTATGGGGCCGAACTGGGCAACGCTTTCCGTGGCAACAACCCCATCAAATACCTTGTTAACTTCG GACCTGGATGGGGCTTCCTTCCTGACGGAGATGCTTTCGTATTTGTGGACAACCACGACAACCAGAGAGGTCATGGGGCGGGTGGTGACAGCATCCTTACTTACAAAACACCGAAGCTCTATAAG atggccGTGGCCTTCATGTTGGCGTATCCATACGGCTACCCCCGAGTCATGTCCAGTTTCGCGTTCGACAATTCTGACCAAGGCCCACCTCAAGACGGCAACGGCAACATTGTGTCACCCAGCATCGACAGCGACGGAACCTGCGGGAACGGCTGGGTGTGCGAGCACAGGTGGAGGCAGATATTCAACATGGTGGGCTTCAGGAACGTCGTGGCAG GAACTGGCTTGAACGACTGGTGGGACGACGGCAACCAGCAGATCGCTTTCTGCAGAGGAGGCAAGGGCTTCATCGCCTTCAACGACGAGTTCAACACCGATCTCAAGCAGACGCTGCAG ACTTGCCTGCCCGCCGGAACATACTGTGACATCATCTCCGGCTCCAAGTCCAATGGATCCTGCACGGGCAAGTCCGTGACTGTGGGAAGCGATGGCACAGGATACATCGAGATCCTGACGTCCGAGGACGACGGCGTTCTTGCTATCCACGATGAT TCGAAGCTGTaa